A window of Saimiri boliviensis isolate mSaiBol1 chromosome 1, mSaiBol1.pri, whole genome shotgun sequence genomic DNA:
CTTGTGAATGAGCCTGAACCAGTCCACCATGAGGCCGTCCTCAGTGTCATCTGGGGAGAGGAGCCAGCTGGGGCAGGGGCCCACCAGGGTTCTCGGCCCCCGGCCCCAGGGTCGAGGGTGTCTGTGGGAGTCAGGCTGCcccagggccaggcccaggcGCTCACCTCCCTCGGCCGCCCGCAGCCGCTTCTCCAGCTCCACACCACGGAGCTCCAGGGTGTCCAGCCGCCTCTCAATGTCCTGCAGCTGCCTCTGGATCTCCTCCGGGGGGAGGTAGTCAGGGTGCAGCTGGGGATGGAGGGATGGTGAGGACGCCGGAGGGCTGGGCCCCTGCCCAACTCCCCACTGCTACTCACCCTGACCGGGGAGGTCGCCGTCTCGCCAGGTGGAGCAAGAACACTGACCGAGCACAAAGGTCTCCCTGGAGAAGGGGCAGGGTGAGCCTCCAGGCCTTGGCCACCACGACCAACTCCACCAGGACACCGCTTGGAAGGAGCCTGCCCTTGGCACAgctgccccagccctgcctccctatTGCTCCGCACACCCACTGGCTGCCCTGCCACAGCCCCACAGACACGTGAGTGGCCCACAGACCCATCCCCACCTTGCACCCTGCCCTCCTCCAGGTCAGCAACATCCCCCACCCCAGTCCCTCAAGCGGCCAGAAGCAGACACCATCACGATCAGGTGTCTGTGACAAGGTGCTCTGAGGCAGGTGGGGTTTCTATTCATGAGGGTGGGCCCGGGGCATGGGGCTGGATCCTTCTTCCAGGCTTTCCCTCCATTCTAGGCTCTGTGAGCTCCTATGTATCCTCCAAAGCCCTAGCAGGCACTGCCTCCTCAGAGGAAGGCTCCCTTCACCCACACCCCAAATAGCAGTGGCATCTGTGGGGCTGACCTGGTTTGCCCTGAGGATGGggtttcttctcttcctccttccagctGTGCGCTGGGGCTTCCTGTCCAGGCGGCTCTGAATGAAGCCAGTTGTCAGAAACGTCGAGGCTGGCAGGGACGGCCAGTTTCctgcggtggggtggggagggggaccTGGCTGCCCCCAGGTGGAGAGAAAGAGCCACCCGTCAGAATAGGGCTGCCGGGAGCCTGGGGTCTGTAGCACAGCCCACAGCTCACTGGGTAGCCTGGCCCTCCCTGTGCCCTGGGCCTCCCCGGCTGGCACAGAGTTGGCCTCATAAGCCCTAGACCCACGTCCTGCCCAGCCTGACCACGTCCACCCAGGGGGCTGCTGGCTGCTCAAGGTCACACGGGAAGTGACACAAGAGCCGGACCTGGATCCGAGGCAGCTGTGAGTGctaggaaaacacacacacacacacacacacacacacacacacacacacacacacagagatgtgtgcacacacatgcaccacacacGTGAACACACGCACACAGGCCTGCCTAGGACCACTCACCAAGCCCCTCCTCACACACTCCAGGAGGTGGCACTACAGGTCCGGCCCTGGGACCCCCACCCAAGGGGGAGGGCCAGTTGGGCACCCGGGGCCCCTGGGTCCCATCCAGCAGTACCTAGGAGGCTGGGTCCTGGGCTGGCTGGGCTCGGGTTCCTGTCAGGCCTCACGGGGGTCAGGGTGATGTGCACGCTCCCCACGAAGCTGCCTGAGACCTTCCTGGGGGCCTCCCCCGCCCTCGGCTCTGCCAGGGCATGTGGCTCCTTGGGCTTCAGAGTCCTAGGAAGAAGGCAGGAGGTCGGAACCTGAACCCCCagtcccaggcctggcccagCTGGAGGGGCTCCCAGGCCATGTGCAGACCGGCCCAAGGGAGCAGGCGGCCTTCTGAGCAAACGCCATGTCCCAGCCCACCAACTACACCTGCTGGACTCTCCTGCAATCACGGGTGTGTCCACCGCCACCTGCTGTGGTGTGAGCAAAACTCCAGGTATGAGCTCAGGGCCCCACGGGACCCACACATGGGGAGACTCCACCCCAGCTGCAGACATGCTGTGTGAACACACACGTGTGCCGCAGTGCCCAGGTGCGACACGCAGCACTGCTGCCCCCAAACCAGGGACAGCGGCCCCCGTGTCTGCTACTCACGGGGAGGTGCGTCCATCCCTAGATCGGTGTGTCAATTGGTCGGTTACACACTCACTGCATTTATTAAGCGCCTATGGGGTACCGGGGggcccgccccgcccgcccctAACCTCACAGCTGGGTTTCTCCCGTCCACAGGCTTCAGGTTCGCTCTCCACCCTGCTGGCCCATCCTCCTTGCCTTCCCGGTGACTGGTGCTCAGGTCTGGGTGAGAGACAAGGGGTCAGGGCATCAGGAAGGAGTGCTGGGAACGGGGTGTCTGCAGGGATGGCTGTGCCTCCCCCTGCCATCTTCCCACACCACTCCATCCTCAGAACCCACACTGCCAGCTGGCCCGTAGGCATCAGGAGCACTGGGCAGGGAGTCAGGGGAGGGGGCTCCCAGCTGGGCCTCCCCTGCTGTGTCCCTGTGGGAATCTCCCTATCTCTGGACCTCAACTTCCGCTTCTGCCAAATGGGTGAGAACATGGCAGGATGAGCCCCATGGACTCTGGTCCTCTGCCTGCGCAGCGGGAACAGCTGAGCCACAGCTGCCCGTCTGCAGGCTTTCCTGGCTCCTGGGTCCTGTCCAGCAGGCACATGTGTGAACCCAGGTCTAGGAGGACCCAGGGCGTGGCTTTAATAATGAGAACTCAGCCGAAGGGAAGGATCTGGAAAAACCTTTTACAGCCCAGTGTGTTCTCTGGGCCCAGCTAGATAAAGCCACCGGAAACTAAGATTCTCCCGAGGTGCCTAGAAAAAAGCTAGCTCCCCATTCCCAAAAACATGTGAGGCCATGAAACAGGACTGTGCGGTCCAGGGAGCCCCTCCCCGGTCCAGGCTGGGGAGGCACCAGAGCTCTCAGGGCACACAGCGCCATCACCAGAACACCAGCGGGAGGGTCAAGGCACAGGGCGCCTTCACTGGAACACCACCATGGGGACGGGACCCAGGGTGCCATCTCTGGTACATGGTGACAGAATGCTGTGGCAACAGTGCAGCCTTGTCAAAGCAACTGGCAGGAGACCCCACAGACCACGGCAAAGCCAGGCCACTGCAAGCCGCCAGGTGTCACCGCCAAACTGAGCTGAGCGGGGCACTGTAGGTATCAGCAGGGCGTGTGGATGGGGAGGGCTGGGCAACAGCGCCCGGCAAACAGCATAGCCCTCAGGACGCTTGCAGCCACCACACAGAGAGAGCGCCAGGACCCCAGGAGGCTGTGTGCAGGTGTCATGGAGAACAGAGTCAGAGACGGAGGGGAAGATGGCGGGGCTAGCGGTGAAACCACACACTCTGCAGAGTTCAGCCAGGAGAGACTCCCAGAGCTTCGGCCCCAGTGGCCTCCTGCACCCCAGCCGCTTGCCCACCTGCATTAAGGGGATGCTTACCCTTTGCCGTCGGGGCCTCTGGCTTCGGCCTGGAGCCAGAACCCACCCTGCTGACCCCTGAGGACTCAGCCAAGCTCCTCCTGCCTGCTGAGGGCAATGCAGGCACCCGAGCGGAGTTTCCCATGCTCAGGGGGACTGGCAGTTCCATCCTCAAAGTGGGGCCAAGGGGCTGGGGAGATGCAGACTGTGATGGCTTGGCTGAGGGACTTGCTTGTGGCGCTTCGATTTTAGGCTGAGAACTGGGAGCAGGGGTGGTGGCTGGGGAGGACCTGTAAGTAAAAGAACATGTATCAGGCGTAGCTGAATCCAGGCGCCCTCCCACTATCACCCCAGGctgcccctccacctccccagcagCCTTTCCTCAGGCACACGCCGGAAGTGAGGCTGccagagcctggggtgggggcaccACGCACCACCCCAAGCCTGAGGCAGCGCCTCCATGTTCCCATTCCCCTCGCCAACCAgttcccctctccccttcccctatTCTGGGTTCAGGGGTGACCAGGCTGGCTtccccagaggagctgggatcCACCCAGCCACACacgcccctccccaccacccaggAAGCACTCCCTGGACCCCTCCCACACTCATCCTCAGCCCCTAGGATGCCCTGGACACCCCCAGTGCCAAGAGGGGCAGAGCGAACTAGCTCTCCTCCCGCCTGTGACCACCCTGAAGGTTCTGGGCACCCACtgctgcagggcagggcaggcgGCAGTTTGAGTGGGGGACCCTGCACCCATCAAATGGGGCAGCAAACCTGTTGTCAGCCACACTGCAATGAACTCACTTGCTGCGTCACTGTACTTGGTTGAATGGTGACCCCTAAAATTCACATCCCCTGGGAAGCTCAGAGGGGGACCTTATCTGTAAATGGTCTTTGCAGCTGTGATCCTATTAAGATGCACTCACGCTGGGTTAGGGTGGACCCTAGTCCAGTGACCAGTGTCCTTAGGAGAGACAGGAgggaagacagacagagagaaggcCACGTGGAGACGGAGCAGAGACTGGAGGGGggcagccacaagccaagaacACCCAGGGCTGCTGGGAGCTGCAAGAGACAAGGACAGGTCCTCCCCAGTGCCCTGTCAGGGGGCTCGGCCCTACCCGTGCCTCGACCTTGCACTTTCggcctgcagagctgtgagggGCGGATTTCTGCTGTGTAAGCCGCCCAGTGCGGGGGGCCTTTGGAAACTGACGCAGCATCCCCTCTATCTGTCCTCATCCTCTGCCCAGGGTCCAGGCACAGAGACCAGGCATGGAAGGTCGGAGCCCAGCTGGACTCAATCAGACAAGGTGATGCTCAGATCACCCAGCGTGGGTCCTGCTCACAACCTGGCCCCGCATCCGTGAACTGAGTGTAGGGTCTTTGGGTTCCACAGGAGTGCTGCACAGTGGGCCCCGGGGCGGCAGTGCCACCGTTCCCCGCCCCGAGCATGTGCGGACAGCAGCTTTTCCACAATAACTCATCTTCCACTGCCCCGACCACAGGCACTGCCGCCCCGACTCCTCCCCATTCTCCAAAGGAGGAAACTGGGGCTGGGGGAACTGCCGTCTCCAGGGTCACGCAGCAAGGGAGGGGCAGCGCCCCCAACCCCTCTGGCCTCGCAGGGCCCGGCTGGCTGGTGCGTAGAGGCCACACCCCCGGGGTCCCTCTGTCCCCAAGCCACCCACCTGCCAGGCGCAGGAGCACCAGCCTCTTCCAGGGCCTTCCTGAGAAAGCTCCGAGCCTGCTCCTTGCTGCTGTCCCTGGATGGAGCAAGCGATGATGGAGTGGGACCCCTGCCAGCAAGGCCGGTGCTGGGGGGCACGGCTGGTGTCTGGAAGAACTTATTCCGGGCCTGCTGGGTCCTCGAAGCCGACAGGGTCCAGGCTGGGGGGTCCACCGGGGCTGCAGACATGGAGCTTGAACCAAGTGTGGTTTGAGAAGCTGCTACTCGGGGGGTTTCCCCACCCCGAGGCGTGGCCGGGTGAGGGTCTGGGGCACTCGGGGACACAGCGGGATGGGAGGCGGCCACTGCTGTGCGCGGGGCAGCTGACGACCAGCCCATCGGGGAGCTGTTGGTCACACGTGTGTGGACTTTGCCCTCCGTGGGTGTGGGGGCCAGGTGGCTCTCAGAGGGCCTGGCCGGGCTCCTCATGTGGATGGGCACAGCGCTGGTGGCTAAAGGGTTGGATGCAGCTGGAACAGAAGCCCTGGGCGGCGGGTTCGGCACAGCAGGCTCCCTGGCTGGTGGTGGGGCCTTGGGCGTGTTCGCCTCCTGGGCCTTCTGCGGGGAACAGGGGGTTCTGGAATCTACCGACATGACCCCTGGGCGTCTGGGGGCCAGACCCGGCAACTTGGGGCTTGCAGAGGCAGCCTCGGGGCGGTGGCTGGTGCAGACAAAGGCGCCTGGTTCTCCTGCGGCCCTGTAGGTCCCCGAATGCAGCGTGCAGGAACACTGCTTGCACCTGGGGAAGAAAGTCACAGGAGCGCAGCTCAGCACCCACCCGCCCGCTCTCCGCCCTGCCTTCACCACATGCTCCCAAGGGCAAGCATTGCAGACTCCTGTGTCCAGGAGTCAGCAAGGTCGCTGATTCATTCAACAAGCGCCTCTTCTCAGGCTCAGAATCACTTGAGTCACAGACCCCACTGAAAACCTCATTTGGGGTGCAGACCCCAGAGGGTGCTCCTGCACACCAGCAGACATGCACCACCCTGAGCCCCACTTTGGgacccacccaccccagcctctcagagCAGCAGATGGAACTAGGAGGGACCAACCCACCCTAGCCTTGCAGAGCCGGGGACAGAAGGAGGGGGGACAGCATTTGTCCTCTAGGAGCCCTGACCCGGGGTGCAgggtggcagggaggggctggggatggCCACTGAGTCAAACACCCCAGTGGGAAGGGCAGAGGCACAGGAGGTAGACTGAGGCAGTGTGTGGAAGAACAGCCAGAAAGGCATCTCCTGGGGGTGCTGGAGGACACGAGTTCAGTGAGAGGCGGCAGGCCCTGGGTGTCTGGGAACAGCGGAGCGTCTTCAGCTAAAGCAACagaaaggaggagggggaaggtggaggagggagaggagggggaagagaggagggagaggagggggaggaggagggggaggacgGAGGAGAGGAGggtaaggaggaagaggagaatggGGAAGAGAataaggaggggaagggggagaggaggaagaggaggaggaggggaaggaaagtgagggagagaaagtgaaggagggggaggggggagaggaggggaaggagagtaagaaggggaagaggagggggagaagaagggagaggagggaggcggGGAAGGAAAGTGAggggggaaaagggaaggagggggaggagagagaggaggaaggggagggggagaaggggaaggtaggagggggagaagaagggagaggagggaggcggGGAAGGAAAGTGAGGGGGAGAAacggaggagggggagaggagggagagaagggggaggaggagagggagaagaggaagggggagggggagaggaggagggggaggatgaggaggaggagggggaagaaagtgagggagaaaaggagagaagggggaggaaggagagggggaggggaggagggggaggggggagggagagaaggggggatggggaggaggagggataggagaaagaggaggggaaggaaagtgaggggaaggggagaggacaGGGATGGGAAGCAGGGGAGGAAAGTAATGGGGAGAAAAgtgaggggaagaaaggggaggagggaaaggggaaggggaggatgTGGCCAGGTGGGAGTGGACGGAAGCCATGGAGGGTCCTGGGAGGGGTGGTGCACACTCGTGTGCAGGCGGAGGCGGCCCCACCTGAAGCAGCTGCGATGGTAGAGCCTCCCGTCCGCCAGGTGCCGCTGCACCAGGTGCACGTGCTTGCCGCAGACCCCACAGGCGCTGCTGACCGAGCTTCCGGCCGATGCCTGGCCCTGCGGAAGAGGCCAGCACCTCTCTGAGTGGCCGCCCACCCACACCTCCCTCCTGGCAGCCAAAGAGCCCATCTCACAGCCAGAAAACTGGCAGGGAGAGGAGCCAGCGGGCTGCCGTCAGGGCTCGGGCCTGCGCAGCCTTTAGCCCCGCCctggggagggagctggggccTGATGCTGTGGTcctttggtgggggtgggggccagggGACAGATTCCAGGCCTCCTGCCCCATCTAGGGGCATGGATCCCATCCAATTCCCATCATCCTGGGAACCTGAAGTGGTGGTCCAGGGGCAGCTGGGGGTGCCCATCACCAGCCATTCCCCTACTGCCTTCCACCCCAACTCCACTTCTGAGAAGTGGGGGTTGCCTGGGTTCACTCTGCAAAGTCAGTCTGGGGTACAGGGCACACCCCAGCAACCCTTCTCTCCCCGGCGGGGGGAGGCAACCTGGGCCCATCTAGGTCCAAGCTCTGTCCCACCTTTGTGTCCTCCTTGgactcagtttacccatctgtacAAAGTGGGATCACAAACCCTGGCTTGACAGAGCCCCAGAGAGCCAGTCCTGGCGGCTCTTGCTAAGACCAAGCCCTGTGCTGGGGAAGCGGCACCCCCCACCTCCAGGTCCTGTGGCTTAGGAGCTCCACCTGGTCCCACGGCCCCCGCTGCACCCGCCGGTGGAAAACCCAGGGAACCTGGGGAGGGCGAACTGGGAGCTTACAGTCTTGGAGGGCGGGCCCTCTGTGCCCCCAT
This region includes:
- the MICALL2 gene encoding MICAL-like protein 2 isoform X4 translates to MAAIRALQQWCRQQCEGYRDVNICNMTTSFRDGLAFCAILHRHRPDLINFNALKKENIYENNKLAFRVAEEQLGIPALLDAEDMVALKVPDRLSILTYVSQYYNYFHGRSPIGGMAGIKRASEDSEEEASGKKAPANSAKLPSPAPARKPPLSPAQTNSVVQRRNGGTEGPPSKTGQASAGSSVSSACGVCGKHVHLVQRHLADGRLYHRSCFRCKQCSCTLHSGTYRAAGEPGAFVCTSHRPEAASASPKLPGLAPRRPGVMSVDSRTPCSPQKAQEANTPKAPPPAREPAVPNPPPRASVPAASNPLATSAVPIHMRSPARPSESHLAPTPTEGKVHTRVTNSSPMGWSSAAPRTAVAASHPAVSPSAPDPHPATPRGGETPRVAASQTTLGSSSMSAAPVDPPAWTLSASRTQQARNKFFQTPAVPPSTGLAGRGPTPSSLAPSRDSSKEQARSFLRKALEEAGAPAPGRSSPATTPAPSSQPKIEAPQASPSAKPSQSASPQPLGPTLRMELPVPLSMGNSARVPALPSAGRRSLAESSGVSRVGSGSRPKPEAPTAKDLSTSHREGKEDGPAGWRANLKPVDGRNPAVRTLKPKEPHALAEPRAGEAPRKVSGSFVGSVHITLTPVRPDRNPSPASPGPSLLARSPSPPHRRKLAVPASLDVSDNWLHSEPPGQEAPAHSWKEEEKKPHPQGKPGRPLCSVSVLAPPGETATSPVRLHPDYLPPEEIQRQLQDIERRLDTLELRGVELEKRLRAAEGDDTEDGLMVDWFRLIHKKQLLLRQESELMYKSKAQRLEEQQQDIEGELRQLMAKPEALKSPQERRREQELLERYVSTVNDRSDIVDSLDEDRLREQEEDQMLQDMIEKLDLQRKKSKFRLSKIWSPKSKSSKSSTSQ
- the MICALL2 gene encoding MICAL-like protein 2 isoform X1 — translated: MAAIRALQQWCRQQCEGYRDVNICNMTTSFRDGLAFCAILHRHRPDLINFNALKKENIYENNKLAFRVAEEQLGIPALLDAEDMVALKVPDRLSILTYVSQYYNYFHGRSPIGGMAGIKRASEDSEEEASGKKAPANSAKLPSPAPARKPPLSPAQTNSVVQRRNGGTEGPPSKTGQASAGSSVSSACGVCGKHVHLVQRHLADGRLYHRSCFRCKQCSCTLHSGTYRAAGEPGAFVCTSHRPEAASASPKLPGLAPRRPGVMSVDSRTPCSPQKAQEANTPKAPPPAREPAVPNPPPRASVPAASNPLATSAVPIHMRSPARPSESHLAPTPTEGKVHTRVTNSSPMGWSSAAPRTAVAASHPAVSPSAPDPHPATPRGGETPRVAASQTTLGSSSMSAAPVDPPAWTLSASRTQQARNKFFQTPAVPPSTGLAGRGPTPSSLAPSRDSSKEQARSFLRKALEEAGAPAPGRSSPATTPAPSSQPKIEAPQASPSAKPSQSASPQPLGPTLRMELPVPLSMGNSARVPALPSAGRRSLAESSGVSRVGSGSRPKPEAPTAKDLSTSHREGKEDGPAGWRANLKPVDGRNPAVRTLKPKEPHALAEPRAGEAPRKVSGSFVGSVHITLTPVRPDRNPSPASPGPSLLARSPSPPHRRKLAVPASLDVSDNWLHSEPPGQEAPAHSWKEEEKKPHPQGKPGRPLCSVSVLAPPGETATSPVRVSSSGELGRGPALRRPHHPSIPSCTLTTSPRRRSRGSCRTLRGGWTPWSSVVWSWRSGCGRPREVQGAASGGAAAGHRGGAAPAHGQARGSEVTAGAAAGAGAAGAVCEHRE
- the MICALL2 gene encoding MICAL-like protein 2 isoform X3; this translates as MAAIRALQQWCRQQCEGYRDVNICNMTTSFRDGLAFCAILHRHRPDLINFNALKKENIYENNKLAFRVAEEQLGIPALLDAEDMVALKVPDRLSILTYVSQYYNYFHGRSPIGGMAGIKRASEDSEEEASGKKAPANSAKLPSPAPARKPPLSPAQTNSVVQRRNGGTEGPPSKTGQASAGSSVSSACGVCGKHVHLVQRHLADGRLYHRSCFRCKQCSCTLHSGTYRAAGEPGAFVCTSHRPEAASASPKLPGLAPRRPGVMSVDSRTPCSPQKAQEANTPKAPPPAREPAVPNPPPRASVPAASNPLATSAVPIHMRSPARPSESHLAPTPTEGKVHTRVTNSSPMGWSSAAPRTAVAASHPAVSPSAPDPHPATPRGGETPRVAASQTTLGSSSMSAAPVDPPAWTLSASRTQQARNKFFQTPAVPPSTGLAGRGPTPSSLAPSRDSSKEQARSFLRKALEEAGAPAPGRSSPATTPAPSSQPKIEAPQASPSAKPSQSASPQPLGPTLRMELPVPLSMGNSARVPALPSAGRRSLAESSGVSRVGSGSRPKPEAPTAKDLSTSHREGKEDGPAGWRANLKPVDGRNPAVRTLKPKEPHALAEPRAGEAPRKVSGSFVGSVHITLTPVRPDRNPSPASPGPSLLARSPSPPHRRKLAVPASLDVSDNWLHSEPPGQEAPAHSWKEEEKKPHPQGKPGRPLCSVSVLAPPGETATSPVRLHPDYLPPEEIQRQLQDIERRLDTLELRGVELEKRLRAAEGGPRRSVWRSSSRTSRGSCASSWPSPRL
- the MICALL2 gene encoding MICAL-like protein 2 isoform X2, with product MAAIRALQQWCRQQCEGYRDVNICNMTTSFRDGLAFCAILHRHRPDLINFNALKKENIYENNKLAFRVAEEQLGIPALLDAEDMVALKVPDRLSILTYVSQYYNYFHGRSPIGGMAGIKRASEDSEEEASGKKAPANSAKLPSPAPARKPPLSPAQTNSVVQRRNGGTEGPPSKTGQASAGSSVSSACGVCGKHVHLVQRHLADGRLYHRSCFRCKQCSCTLHSGTYRAAGEPGAFVCTSHRPEAASASPKLPGLAPRRPGVMSVDSRTPCSPQKAQEANTPKAPPPAREPAVPNPPPRASVPAASNPLATSAVPIHMRSPARPSESHLAPTPTEGKVHTRVTNSSPMGWSSAAPRTAVAASHPAVSPSAPDPHPATPRGGETPRVAASQTTLGSSSMSAAPVDPPAWTLSASRTQQARNKFFQTPAVPPSTGLAGRGPTPSSLAPSRDSSKEQARSFLRKALEEAGAPAPGRSSPATTPAPSSQPKIEAPQASPSAKPSQSASPQPLGPTLRMELPVPLSMGNSARVPALPSAGRRSLAESSGVSRVGSGSRPKPEAPTAKDLSTSHREGKEDGPAGWRANLKPVDGRNPAVRTLKPKEPHALAEPRAGEAPRKVSGSFVGSVHITLTPVRPDRNPSPASPGPSLLGPPPHPTAGNWPSLPASTFLTTGFIQSRLDRKPQRTAGRRKRRNPILRANQGDLCARSVFLLHLARRRPPRSGCTLTTSPRRRSRGSCRTLRGGWTPWSSVVWSWRSGCGRPREVQGAASGGAAAGHRGGAAPAHGQARGSEVTAGAAAGAGAAGAVCEHRE